The nucleotide sequence TTCATGACGCAGTTGCGCGCGAAGTTGATAAAGAAACATTTTATCATACACGGGAAAGCGGTGGCACGATCATCTCTTCGGCTTACAAAACCGCCGACAAAATGATTAATGAATTTTATAATCCGAATGAATGGAACATCTATCTATTCCATTTTTCTGATGGGGACAATTGGGGCGAAATTGACACCGATGAATGTGTTATGCTGCTTAAGGAAAACCTTCTGCCGAAGATAAATCTTTTTTGTTATGGGCAGGTCGAAAGTCCATACGGCAGCGGACAATTCATCCGGGATTTAGAAGATTTTTTGCTTGATGAAGAAAACATTGTTTTGTCTGAAATTCCGGATAAGGATGGCATTTACGATTCGATCAAAGAATTCTTAGGCAAAGGAAGATAGAAAGTTTTGAACGCAAAATACCGTCTGAGCCCTTCTAGATATTCGCTCAAAACTAATAAGATTAATAAGCTGAATCACAGATGAATTTACCAAAAGAACTTGAAATTCAGAAAGAAGAAATTCGAGGCTACGCCGAAAGCTACAACCTCGACTTTTATGAGACCATATTTGAGATGGTTGAATTTGATGAGTTGAACGAAGTGGCAAGTTATGGCGGCTTCCCCACTCGCTATCCTCACTGGCGATTCGGGATGGAATATGAAGAACTTTCCAAGGGCTACTCCTATGGACTGCAGAAAATTTACGAGCTTGTTATTAATAACGATCCCTGTTATGCTTATTTAATGAAATGTAATAACCTGGTGGATCAAAAACTTGTGATGGCTCATGTCTACGGTCATTGTGATTTTTTTAAGAATAATCTCTGGTTTTCGCACACCAACCGGAAAATGATGGACCAGATGGCTAACCATGGCACCCGGATTCGTCGCTATGTCGAAAAATACGGCGAAGAAACGGTTGAAGATTTTATTGAGGTCTGCCTGTCTTTAGAGAATTTGATCGATCCGCATTTGCCGCATATTAAACGCAAAGCGGATAACGGCAAAGTCAATGGGAAGCAGCAGGAAGATTCCGAAAATGGTTCACCAGTCAGACTCAAGAGCCAAAAGTCTTACATGGATTCGTTTATAAATCCCGCAGAATTTCTTGAGGAGCAAAAGCAGCTATCAAAAAAACGCGAACTTGAAAAAAGAAAAAGAATTCCGGAGGAACCGCAGCGCGATATTTTACAATTTTTATTAGAATATGCACCCTTGGAAAGATGGCAGGCTGATATCCTTTCAATCATCCGCGACGAAGCTTATTACTTCAGTCCGCAAGGTCAGACAAAAATAATGAACGAAGGGTGGGCAACTTATTGGCACTCTACGATCATGACCAGAAAATGCCTGACGGACGCGGAATTGATTGACTACGCCGACCACCACTCGGGAACCCTGATGACCAGTACCGGCAGATTGAATCCTTATAAGTTGGGTGTGGAGCTGTTTCGTGACATCGAAGACAGATGGAATAAGGGGAAATTTGGTAAAGAATATGAGGAATGTGAAGACTGGCAAGTGAAAGAAAACTGGGACAAGAATCTCGGCCTCGGTCAGGAAAAGATTTTTGAAGTCCGCAAGCTTTACAACGACTTGATGTTTATCGACGCATTTTTGACGCCCGACTTTTGCCGCCAACACAACCTTTTTGTGTATGAATTTAATGACCGGACGGATTACTATGAAATCTCTGACAGAGATTTTCAAATCATCAAGCAAAAACTGCTTTTT is from candidate division KSB1 bacterium and encodes:
- a CDS encoding SpoVR family protein — protein: MNLPKELEIQKEEIRGYAESYNLDFYETIFEMVEFDELNEVASYGGFPTRYPHWRFGMEYEELSKGYSYGLQKIYELVINNDPCYAYLMKCNNLVDQKLVMAHVYGHCDFFKNNLWFSHTNRKMMDQMANHGTRIRRYVEKYGEETVEDFIEVCLSLENLIDPHLPHIKRKADNGKVNGKQQEDSENGSPVRLKSQKSYMDSFINPAEFLEEQKQLSKKRELEKRKRIPEEPQRDILQFLLEYAPLERWQADILSIIRDEAYYFSPQGQTKIMNEGWATYWHSTIMTRKCLTDAELIDYADHHSGTLMTSTGRLNPYKLGVELFRDIEDRWNKGKFGKEYEECEDWQVKENWDKNLGLGQEKIFEVRKLYNDLMFIDAFLTPDFCRQHNLFVYEFNDRTDYYEISDRDFQIIKQKLLFSLTNFGQPSIYVENANYFNRAELYLKQKHEGVDLKMSEARDTLANLYKIWTRPVHLETIVDEVKTQLTFDGQEHSEIEID